A region from the Mycobacterium heidelbergense genome encodes:
- a CDS encoding SACE_7040 family transcriptional regulator: MTASAPAGRSSRADTPNRRSRLKSDRRLRLLSAAERLFAERGFLAVRLEDIGAAAGVSGPAIYRHFPNKEALLVELLVGISTRLLAGAREARARSSGAAAALDDLIDFHLDFALGEPDLIRIQDRDLAHLPAAAEKQVRKAQRQYVEVWVGVLRELNPKLAEADARLTAHAVFGLLNSTPHSMKSPDNSRTKAARAARSRVVMRAMTVAALSAANQCP; this comes from the coding sequence ATGACGGCGTCCGCGCCAGCGGGCCGGTCCAGCCGCGCCGACACCCCAAATCGCCGCAGCCGGTTGAAATCCGACCGCCGCTTGCGACTTCTGTCGGCCGCTGAACGCCTATTCGCCGAGCGCGGTTTCCTCGCGGTGCGCCTGGAAGACATCGGCGCCGCCGCCGGCGTCAGCGGTCCGGCCATCTACCGCCACTTCCCCAACAAGGAGGCGCTGCTGGTCGAGTTGCTGGTGGGGATCAGCACGCGGCTACTCGCCGGCGCCCGGGAGGCGCGGGCCCGCAGCTCCGGGGCGGCGGCCGCGTTGGACGACCTCATCGACTTTCACCTCGACTTCGCGCTGGGCGAACCCGACCTGATCCGCATTCAGGACCGCGACCTCGCGCACCTGCCCGCGGCCGCCGAGAAGCAGGTGCGCAAGGCGCAGCGCCAATACGTCGAGGTCTGGGTGGGCGTGCTGCGTGAGCTGAATCCCAAGCTGGCCGAAGCCGACGCCCGGCTGACGGCGCACGCGGTCTTCGGTCTGCTGAATTCGACACCGCACAGCATGAAGTCCCCGGACAATTCGCGCACCAAGGCGGCCCGCGCGGCGCGGTCCCGGGTCGTGATGCGGGCCATGACCGTCGCCGCGCTCAGCGCCGCGAATCAATGCCCCTGA
- a CDS encoding carboxyl transferase domain-containing protein — MDEVVATAAEAVADVRAAPSFADEHRRLVGELNATLAAAALGGNERARERHVGRGKLLPRERVDRLLDPGSPFLELSPLAAHGMYDDESPGAGIITGIGRVSERECVIVANDATVKGGTYYPMTVKKHLRAQEIALQNRLPCIYLVDSGGAFLPRQDEVFPDREHFGRIFYNQATMSAKGIPQIAAVLGSCTAGGAYVPAMSDEAVIVREQGTIFLGGPPLVKAATGEIVTAEELGGGDLHSRVSGVTDHLADDDEHALRIVRSIVATFGPRQPSPWEVRRSVEPTHPQTELYDVVPPDPRVPYDVHEVIVRLVDGGGFSEFKANYGKTLVTAFAHIHGHPVGVVANNGVLFSESALKGAHFIELCDKRKVPLLFLQNIAGFMVGRDYEAGGIAKHGAKMVTAVACARVPKLTVVIGGSYGAGNYSMCGRAYSPRFLWMWPNARISVMGGEQAASVLATVRGEQLSAAGKPWSAGEEEAFKAPIREQYEDQGNPYYSTARLWDDGIIDPADTRTIVGLALSVCAQAPLEPVSYGVFRM, encoded by the coding sequence ATGGACGAGGTGGTGGCGACGGCCGCCGAAGCGGTCGCCGACGTAAGGGCCGCGCCGTCGTTCGCCGACGAGCACCGCCGGCTGGTCGGTGAGCTGAACGCCACGCTGGCGGCCGCGGCGCTGGGCGGCAACGAACGCGCGCGCGAGCGGCACGTCGGCCGCGGCAAGTTATTGCCGCGCGAACGCGTGGATCGCCTGCTCGACCCGGGCAGCCCGTTTCTGGAGCTGTCGCCGCTGGCCGCCCATGGAATGTACGACGACGAATCTCCGGGGGCCGGGATCATCACCGGGATCGGCCGGGTGTCGGAGCGCGAGTGTGTGATCGTCGCGAACGACGCGACGGTCAAGGGCGGCACCTACTACCCGATGACCGTCAAGAAGCACCTGCGCGCGCAGGAGATCGCGCTGCAGAACCGGCTGCCGTGCATCTATCTCGTCGACTCCGGCGGCGCCTTCCTGCCGCGCCAGGACGAGGTGTTTCCCGACCGGGAACATTTTGGGCGGATCTTCTACAACCAGGCGACCATGAGCGCCAAGGGAATTCCACAAATCGCGGCGGTGCTCGGGTCCTGCACGGCGGGCGGCGCCTACGTGCCGGCGATGAGCGACGAGGCCGTCATCGTCCGCGAGCAGGGCACGATCTTTCTGGGTGGCCCGCCGCTGGTCAAGGCCGCCACCGGGGAGATCGTCACGGCCGAGGAACTCGGCGGCGGCGACCTGCATTCGCGGGTCTCCGGTGTCACCGACCACCTGGCCGACGACGACGAGCACGCGCTGCGGATCGTCCGGTCGATCGTGGCGACCTTCGGCCCGCGTCAGCCCAGTCCGTGGGAGGTGCGGCGCTCGGTCGAGCCCACGCACCCGCAGACCGAGCTCTACGACGTCGTGCCCCCGGACCCACGGGTGCCCTATGACGTGCACGAGGTGATCGTGCGGCTGGTCGACGGCGGCGGATTCAGCGAGTTCAAGGCCAACTACGGCAAGACGCTGGTGACCGCCTTCGCCCACATCCACGGCCACCCCGTCGGCGTCGTCGCCAACAACGGCGTGCTGTTCAGCGAATCCGCCTTGAAGGGCGCGCATTTCATCGAGCTGTGCGACAAGCGCAAGGTCCCGCTGCTGTTCCTGCAGAACATCGCGGGTTTCATGGTGGGTCGCGACTACGAGGCCGGCGGCATCGCCAAGCACGGCGCCAAGATGGTCACCGCGGTGGCCTGCGCCCGGGTGCCCAAGCTGACCGTCGTGATCGGCGGATCCTATGGCGCGGGCAACTATTCGATGTGCGGCCGGGCCTACTCGCCGCGCTTTCTGTGGATGTGGCCGAATGCGCGAATCTCGGTCATGGGCGGCGAGCAGGCCGCGTCGGTGCTGGCGACCGTGCGCGGTGAGCAGCTGAGCGCGGCGGGCAAGCCCTGGTCGGCCGGCGAGGAGGAGGCGTTCAAGGCGCCCATCCGCGAGCAGTATGAGGACCAGGGCAATCCGTACTACTCGACGGCCCGCCTGTGGGACGACGGCATCATCGACCCGGCGGATACCAGAACCATTGTCGGGCTGGCTCTTTCGGTGTGCGCCCAGGCGCCGCTGGAACCGGTCTCCTACGGCGTCTTCCGGATGTGA